The proteins below come from a single Zea mays cultivar B73 chromosome 8, Zm-B73-REFERENCE-NAM-5.0, whole genome shotgun sequence genomic window:
- the LOC100283911 gene encoding ABSCISIC ACID-INSENSITIVE 5-like protein 2, with protein MSSQTGGGKESDAGPGQHRQMQSLARQGSLYNLTLDEVQNHLGEPLLSMNFDELLKSVFPDGVDSDGAVTGKPDRTSSLQRQGSILMPPQLSKKTVDEVWKGIQGGPETSTVVDGLQRRERHPTLGEMTLEDFLVKAGVVTEGLVKDSADFPSNMDTAGSSVVVAAASSLNPGAQWLQQYQQQVLGSQQLSLAGSYMASQLRPQPLSIATGATLDSIYSDDQITSPSFGALSDPQTPGRKRGALGEVVDKVVERRQKRMIKNRESAARSRARKQAYTNELENKVFRLEEENKRLKKQQELDEILSSAPPPEPKYQLRRTGSAAF; from the exons ATGTCATCACAAACTGGAGGTGGCAAAGAGAGTGACGCCGGCCCTGGGCAACACAGGCAGATGCAAAGTTTGGCAAGACAAGGGTCTTTATACAACCTTACCCTCGATGAGGTGCAGAACCATTTGGGGGAGCCATTGCTTAGCATGAATTTTGATGAGCTCCTGAAGAGCGTGTTTCCTGATGGTGTAGATTCAGATGGTGCTGTCACAGGCAAGCCTGATCGGACCTCGAGCCTGCAGCGACAGGGGAGCATCCTGATGCCTCCGCAGTTGAGCAAGAAGACTGTTGACGAGGTGTGGAAGGGCATCCAGGGTGGACCAGAGACCAGTACTGTGGTGGATGGTCTGCAGAGGCGAGAGAGGCATCCAACACTTGGGGAGATGACACTTGAGGACTTCTTGGTCAAAGCTGGGGTTGTTACTGAAGGACTTGTGAAGGATTCAGCTGATTTTCCAAGCAATATGGATACAGCTGGCAGCAGTGTTGTTGTGGCTGCTGCTTCTAGTTTGAACCCTGGAGCACAGTGGTTGCAACAGTACCAGCAGCAAGTTTTGGGGTCCCAGCAATTGAGTTTGGCAGGTTCATACATGGCTAGTCAGTTGCGCCCTCAGCCATTGTCTATTGCTACAGGTGCTACTTTGGATTCAATTTACTCTGATGACCAGATTACTTCGCCATCATTTGGTGCACTTTCGGACCCTCAGACACCTGGGCGCAAGCGTGGTGCCTTAGGGGAGGTAGTGGATAAGGTGGTTGAAAgaaggcagaagaggatgataaaGAATAGGGAATCAGCTGCGCGATCAAGAGCGAGAAAGCAG GCTTATACTAATGAACTTGAAAACAAGGTATTCCGTCTAGAAGAGGAGAATAAGAGGCTAAAGAAACAGCAG GAGTTGGATGAGATACTGAGCTCTGCTCCTCCCCCAGAACCCAAATATCAACTCAGGAGAACGGGTTCGGCTGCCTTTTGA